From Procambarus clarkii isolate CNS0578487 chromosome 49, FALCON_Pclarkii_2.0, whole genome shotgun sequence, a single genomic window includes:
- the LOC123763186 gene encoding LOW QUALITY PROTEIN: beta-hexosaminidase subunit beta (The sequence of the model RefSeq protein was modified relative to this genomic sequence to represent the inferred CDS: deleted 1 base in 1 codon) encodes MAWNKLNVLHWHIVDDQSFPYESRIFPNLTLHGAYTPRHVYTQRDVMDIVEYARYRGIRVIPEFDTPGHTQGFGKAFPHLLTPCYGDGQTPGTPKFPYHAAYENLDPTNPQVYDFLKAFMVDLKHTFVDGYIHLGLDEVFLPCWSSSPVVQAFMTRNNYTEVRQVEKHYVEKVLELADLTPINYVTWQDPAERGIQMANTSVVQVWKDVSLSPSKMRGWRDYVHDLTAAGHQVILSSCWYINFITYGQDWKNFYNCDPTDFEGTAEQKSLVLGGEGAMWGEYVDATNLMPRLWPRASAAAERLWSLPLKEAPSVDTAAYRLDQHRCRMLRRGVPAQPILNGYCGEWEVPQDVVMSTPPPTTTTTTTTTTTTPPPTTTTPSTTSTTTTSTTTTSTTTSPTPTRATAPTSPRSRPAAYR; translated from the exons ATGGCATGGAACAAACTCAATGTTCTCCACTGGCACATTGTTGATGACCAGAGTTTTCCCTACGAGTCTAGGATCTTCCCCAACCTCACCCTCCAT GGTGCGTACACACCAAGACATGTGTACACTCAGCGAGATGTGATGGACATTGTAGAGTACGCGAGATATCGAGGCATCAGGGTCATCCCAGAGTTTGACACCCCAGGGCATACCCAGGGCTTCGGCAAAGCCTTCCCAC ATCTGTTAACACCATGTTATGGTGATGGCCAGACACCTGGTACCCCCAAGTTTCCCTACCACGCTGCCTACGAGAACCTAGACCCTACCAACCCTCAG GTGTATGATTTCCTCAAGGCCTTCATGGTGGACTTGAAACACACCTTTGTTGATGGTTACATCCACTTAGGACTTGACGAG GTCTTCCTGCCCTGCTGGTCAAGCTCCCCAGTTGTACAAGCCTTCATGACTCGTAACAATTATACGGAGGTCCGGCAGGTAGAGAAACACTACGTTGAGAAGGTCCTTGAACTAGCTGACCTGACACCCATCAACTATGTCACTTGGCAAGATCCAGCTGAGCGGGGCATACAA ATGGCCAACACAAGTGTAGTTCAGGTGTGGAAGGATGTATCTCTCTCACCATCTAAGATGCGAGGATGGCGCGACTATGTGCATGACCTGACAGCGGCAGGTCATCAGGTCATTCTctcctcctgctggtacatcaatTTCATCACCTACGGCCAGGACTGGAAAAACTTCTACAACTGTGACCCCACTGATTTCGAAG GCACAGCTGAACAGAAGTCCCTCGTACTGGGTGGGGAAGGC GCCATGTGGGGGGAATATGTAGATGCAACCAACCTTATGCCTCGCCTTTGGCCACGGGCTTCGGCAGCAGCAGAGCGCTTGTGGTCTCTCCCGCTCAAAGAAGCACCCTCTGTTGATACCGCTGCATACAGACTTGACCAGCATCGCTGTAGGATGCTCAG ACGAGGTGTTCCTGCACAGCCCATCTTAAATGGGTACTGTGGTGAGTGGGAAGTGCCTCAAGATGTGGTGATGTCCACTCCTcctcccaccacaactaccactaccaccaccaccacaactactccacctcccaccaccacaacaccctctacTACATCTACAACTACCACATCTACAACTACCacatctaccaccacctcccccacaccaactAGAGCCACTGCTCCCACCTCTCCCAGGAGCAGGCCAGCAGCATACAGATAA